GCTGCACCTTTTGGGCCGTTTCGTCGAATTTGGAGATTTCCTTTTCTTCCCGTACAAAGGATTTCACCACCCGGATGCCCTTGATATTCTCTTCCACTTTATAGTTCAGAGCATCGTACTGGGGGAACCCCACCCGGAACTGGGCCACGGACACCACGGCAATCCTGTACAGTCCCACCCCCAGGATGGGGATCACCACCAGAAAGCACAGGGCCATGCTGCCTCCCATGTACCAGGCCATAAAAAAAGACGCCAGCAGGTTGAAGGGGGCCCTGAAGGCCGTGCGGACCAGCATCATGAAGGCCATCTGGATGTTCTGGATATCGGTGGTGAGCCGGGTCACCAGAGAGGCGGAAGAAAACCGGTCCAGGTTGGTGAAGGAAAACCGCTGGATCTGGTAGAACACGTCCTGGCGCAGGTTCCGGGCAAAGCCGCAGGAAGACCGGGCACAGGCCAGCCCTGTAATATACCCGAAGAACAGGGCGGCCAGGGCCATCAGCAGCAGGATCCACCCGTAATGGAGGATCCGGTCCAGCCCGCAGCCCTCCTTGACCTCGTTGACCAGCAGGGCAATTTCATAAGGGATCAGGGCCTCGAACACCACTTCCCCCATGACGGTGATGGGAGTCAGGAGGGCGGCCCCCCTGAATTCCCGCAGCACCTTCAGGAGCCGCAGCCAGGATGTGCCCTGGCGCAGCCCCATGGCCAGGAGGGATGGCCGTTTCATGCTTCCTTTCTCCCTTCCCGGGGGGTATGGCCGGCCATGAGCCGCCGGGCCGTGGCCTTCAGCCGGGCATAGGCCTCTTCCAGATCCTCCGTATCCAGTACGCTCTTTTCAAAGGGACAGATGCCGTCCTTCTGCCGGTTCTGGATCATGTCGATGTGGCATTGGGCCGTTACCGGGATGTGGTGCCTTTCCAGGAAGGCCCGGCCGTTTCTGCTGAGCATGTACGTGTGGATTTCCTTCACCCCGCCCAGCGTCAGCAGCATGGCCGCCGCCTTGCCGATGATCTTGTCCACCACCAGTGCATCCCGGAGCAGCTCCGGCTGCTTGTCCAGCAGCTTCAGCAGAGGCATGACGCCCCGGCTGCGGTCGGTGAAGATGACATTGTGATTTTTAATAAGGGCAATGGATTGCCCGTGATGGAGGATCTGCTCCATCTGTTCCTGGATGAGAGTTTCCATGGAATCATTTCCTTTCTGTAAGACAGCAGGTGTCGGCCGACAGAGATCCGTTTCCGTGGCGGCCGGACGTTCCAGGCCCAACCGGCGCAGGATCACAGGCAAAAGCACCAGCTGCAACACCGTGCCGGGGATGCCCTGGACCAGGAAGAACAGCAGGGAAAGCCCGATGGCCTTCCCCTGCCAGGCAATGAAACAGGCCATGAGCAAAGCGTGGACCACCCGGCCCAGCACCATGGCTCCCAGAAGGGAGATGTACAGGCCTTTGCCCCGCTGCCACAGGGCTCCGGTGGCAAGCCCGTAGGTTCCCAGTTCGCCCACCATAGCGGGCAGCATGGGAAAAGCCGGGGGCATGCCCGTGAGCAGGCTGGACAGGATCGGGGTCATCACTCCCACCAGCAGGCCGCCCTGGGGACCCAGAAGAAAGCCCGAAAGCAGCACCGTAAAGTGCATGGGCAAAAGGATGTTGCCGGCCATGCCGAAGCCGTGACCTGTCACAAAGGGGATCAGGATCCCCAGGGCCACCAGGAGCCCCGCCCGGGGCAGAAAAGACTGTCGCTGTTCAACCATTGTAGATACTACCTGTCCTTACAATATAATATATCTATAGGATACCAGAATGTTTTTGAAATGTCTGTGAAAGGAGGACGAGCCTAATTGCTGCTGGCCAGGGCCAGGCCGTACACTTTTTGGACCCCGCCCTGCTTCAGCACCCTGGCCGCCTCCTCCAGGGTGGCGCCGGTGGTGCAGATGTCATCGCACAGGAGCACGATGTCCGGCATCAAAGCTTCAGGTGCCAGGGCAAAGCAGCCCCGGATGTTCTCTTTCCGTTCCGCCGGTGTCAGGCTGAACTGGGGCCGGGTAGGCCGCACCCTCTGCAACAGCGGAGCCCACCGGTACCCGTTTTTCAGGGCCCAAGGCCGGAAGATCTCTTCGGGCACATCGTAGCTCCGCTGTTTCCGCCGGGCCGGATCCGTGGGAATGGCCGTCACCCCAAGGTCCACCTCTGCCGGCAGCTGCCAGGCAAAGCGCCCCTCCTGCGCCACCCCTGCCTGCCACTCCCGGGCCAGCCGGGGCAGCAGGTCTTCTCTTTTTTCGAATTTTGTCTTGTGCAGGGCCTCCTGGATGGCCCCGGCATAGTCGAACAGAAAAAACAACCCGTCCAGATGGGGGCACCCCAGGCTGTCCGGGTGAAAGGGCCGGGGATGGTACACTCCCTCCCGGCACCGGTCGCACAGAGCCAGAGGGCCGGGAACCGGTTCCCCGCAGCCCGGGCAGTTGTGGGGGTAGAACAGGTCGGAGAGAAGGGAAAACAAGGTCGATAACATGGTTTCCTCCAGTGGATAGTGGTTAGTGGTTAGTGATAATGCTGCGTAGGGACGACCCATAAGGGGCGTCCGTTCTCCACGGGACTAGGAGGCTCCTTCTCGTCGCCTCCGTCGCCAGATCGCCCAGAGGGCTTATCCTCTTTTCAATCTCTCGGCCAGCAGGCTGTACCGCTTCCGGGTCTTGTCGTTTTCCACGGCTGTTCGCATGGCCCGCTTGCTGCCGGCCAGGTGCACCTGCTTCTTGGCCCGGGTAATGGCCGTATAGAACAGATTCCGCTGGAGCATGATGTACTGGCTGGGTACCAGGGGCATGATCACCGTGGCATATTCGCTGCCCTGGGATTTGTGTACGCTCATGGCGTAGGCCAGACGCAAGTCCGCCACTTCGGCCCCTTCGTAGGTCACACTTTCTCCCTCCGGACGGTCGGGGAAGTCCACGGTCACAAAGGCACCCTGGATATGGATCACCTTGCCGATGTCCCCGTTGAACACGTTCTTTTCATAATTGTTGCGGATCTGCATCACCTTGTCCCCTTCCCGCAGGGTCAGGAAGCTGTTCCGGAATTCCGCCTTGTCTTCGGCAGGGGGATTCATACGGGCCTGGAGCAGCGTATTCAGGTTCTCCACCCCGCACAAATTCCTGTGCATGGGAGTCAGTACCTGGACGCTTTCCAGAGGGGCCCGGGCAGAAAGCTGCTGGTACAGATCCACCACATAGTGCATGGTCTCCTCTTCCGAACTGCATTCCTTGAAGGTAAAATCCTTCTCCCCCTCCCATTGGGGCATCAGGCCCTGGTTGATCCGGTGGGCATTGCGCACAATGGGACTCTGCTCCGCCTGGCGGAACACGTTTTCCAGCCGGACCACGGGCATGGTGTCGCTGCGGATGATATCCTGCAGCACGGAACCCGGGCCCACGCTGGGCAGCTGGTCCACGTCCCCCACCAGGATCAGCCGGCAGCCCAGGGGCAGGGCCTTCAATAAATTGTACATGAGCACAATGTCCAGCATGGAGGCTTCGTCCACGATCACTGCGTCCGCTTCCAGGGGGTTGTCCTCGTTGCGCCCCCAGATGGCATCCCCCTCGTCCCCGCTGGGGGTATATTCCAGCAGCCGGTGTACGGTCTGGGCCGGTTTGCCGGCGCTTTCCGCCAGCCGTTTGGCCGCCCGTCCTGTGGGCGCCGCCAGCAGGATCTTACAGCCCGCCTGTTCCATCACCGAAAGGATGCCCTTCACCACGGTAGTCTTCCCGGTACCGGGACCACCGGTGAGCACGAATACCCCGTGATCCACAGAGGCCTTCACCGCTTCCGCCTGTTCCGGTGCCAGCTGGATGTTCTCGTCCTGTTCCCATTCCCGGATGATTTTCTGGTAGTCCACCTTCCACAGCTGGTTCACGTTGTCCCGCAGCGCCAGCAGCCGATGCGCCACACCTTTCTCCGCCCGATACAGGAATTCTGGGTAGACGCACAGATGGTCCCCCACATCCTCCGTCCGCAGCAGATTGTCCTTCAGCAACTGCCGGAACACCTGACCCACCTCCAGGGGATCCACCTGCAGCACCCTGGCCGCCATAGTCACCAGCCACTGGTCAGGCACACAGGTATGGCCCTGGCTGGCCCCCTGGAGCAGGGTAAAGTGGATGCCCGCCCGGATCCGGTCCTCCGAAAGTTCATCGAACCCCAGGCTGCGGGCCAAGGAATCCGCCGTCCGAAAGCCGATGCCCTCCACATCCTCCGCTAGGCAATAGGGATTGTTGCTGATCCGGGTCACTGCCGTATTGCCATACAGCGCCTGGATGCGAGGCGCATAATTCCCGCTGATGCCATGGGTTTCCAGAAAGAACACCAGTTCCCGGGTATCCCGCAGTTCGCCATAGGAGGCCACAATGGCCTCGGCCTTTTTTTTGCCGATGCCGTGGACTTCCTGCAGCCGTTCCGGGGTCCTTTCCAGCACTTCCAGGGTCCTGTCCCCGAACCTGTCCACAATGCGCTGGGCCATGGCCGGCCCAACGCCCTTCAGCACACCGCTGCCCAGCATCCGCACCAGCCCTTCTTCCCCCTTGGGCTGGATGGCCTCCCAGCTGCCGGCCTGGAACTGGCGTCCGAACCGGGGATGCTCGCCCCACTGACCCACGAGCCGTACCTGTTCCCCTGCAAAAGGAGCCTGGCCCTTGTAGACCACCGAAAAGGCACCGGTTTCCGGATTTTCTCCCCGGAACACACAGAAGGTTCCGGAAGATGCCTGGAACACGATATTTTTTACGGTGATTTCTATGGATACTGCCTCGGTCATGGGCCTTTCTCCCTTCTGAACAAATGTTCCTTTTATTATAGCATAAATTTTCATTTTTTTTGACAGTTTGCGTGGGATTACGGTATAATAGGGAAGCTGAATTCGTAAAAAAATGCCATAAGTATAAGGAAGTGAGACGCGCGTGATTGGAAAAGGTACACAGGCAGCTTTGGATATGTACCGCTGTGCAGAAGAAGTTGTTTTCGACAAAGACAAGATCCATGAAATCCTGGAAACTGCAGCGGACCGGTTTGCGATGAAGGAACTGTCCCTGTACGCTACAGAAAATGAGGAAGGCGACGACTTCTGCTTCGTCATGCTCTGCACCAACGGGCACATCTTTCTCCATGTGTTCCCCACCTATGGATATGTGGAAGCGGACATCTTCACCCTGGAAAGTGCCGCCAACCCGGAACAGGTGGCTGTATTCCTGCGCCAGGAATTCGCTCCGGACCAGGCCAAGATCACCACGCTGAAGCGGGGGGATTACGGTTCCATCAAAGACATGAAGCCCCGGCGGCAGAAACTGGTAAAACCCATGCGCCGGGCCAAAAATGCCGGTGCCAAACTGAAGAAATTCATGCAGTGGAAGCAAAACGTATGAACTGCAGCAAGAGGCGCTGATCCAGTGCCTCTTATTTTTATAAAGGAAGAGAACACCATGTACTACATTTGCTGGGATATTGACGGGACCCTGCTCCTGACCAACTACGCCGGGGTCGCCGCCATGAAAGAGACCATCCAGGACCTGTACGGCCTGGACCATTTTGAATTTACCTATGGCATGGCCGGTCGTACCGATACCTACATTGCCCGGAAGGCCATCGAAGGCATCCAGGGCCACTGCACCCCGGACGAAGTGACAGCCATGCTCTCTGCGTACGGCAAAAAGCTGCCGGCCTCCCTGGTGGAAAAGCACGGCCACCTGCTGCCCCACGTGAAGGAGACCCTGGCTTATTTCGATCAGGCCCCCGACTGCACCTCCGTCCTGCTCACCGGCAACTGTGAACCGGCGGCCCATGCCAAGCTGGCCTACTTCGGCATCGACCAGTATTTCGATTACGATCTCAGTGCCTTCGGCGAGATCAGCGAGCTGCGGGACGACCTGAGCCGGGCCCTGCTGCAGAAGCTGCAGAAAAAGGACCCTGGAGTGACCCCGGACCAGCTGCTGGTCATCGGAGACACCCCCCACGACATCACCTGCGCCCAGGCTGTGGGCGTACGGAGCCTGATCGTACAGAAAGGTTCCAGCTATACCCGGGACCGGCTGGAAGCCTTCCATCCCTGGAAAATCATCCCGGAACTGCCGGCCCGGCCGGAAGCACTGCGGGCCATTGTGGAAGAGGTGTGATGCCATGAAGATCAAGAAGCTCCTGGCAGGGCTGCTGCTGTCCTTTTGCTGCATGTCCCCTGCCCTGGCCTATCAGCAGGCCGATGTGGACCGGCTGCTGGCCACCCGTTCCTGTCCCGGGGGCAATCTGCGGGGCGCCTTCCTGCAGAATGCCGATCTGACCGGTGCCGATCTGCAGGGGGCCGATTTGAGCTATGCCAATCTGACCAATGCCATTCTGGAAAATGCAGACCTGCAAAAGGTGGATTTCCAGAAAGCCAACCTGCGGAATGCCTACATGGCCAACGCCAACCTGGAAGGCGCCAACCTGAGCAACGCCAACTTTTCCCACACGGTGCTGAACCACGCTTCCATGGTAGGGCTCACCGCCTACCGGACCAACTTTTCCCATGCGCTGCTGACCTTTGCCAACCTGTATACGGCGGATCTGCGGGAAAGCAATTTCGACTTTGCCAACGGAGCCATGGCCAACTTTTTCTCGGCCAACCTGGCCCGGAGCTGGTTTTTCAGCACCCAGCTGCGGGGCGCCAACTTTACGTCGGCCAACCTGTACAATGCACGGCTGCGGAAGGCCGGACTCACGGAAGCCAATTTCAGGAACGCCAATCTGATGAGCGCCACCCTGCGGGGCAGCAACCTGAGCAAGGCCGTCCTCACCAATACCAACCTGGACGATGCGGACCTGTCCAACGCCAACATGGAAGGGACCGTGTTCACCAGTTCCGATTTGGCGTTGGCCTATCGGAAATAAAAAAATAAGACTGTCGGAAAATCGGCAGTCTTATTTTTTATCCCAGCACCAGCTTTTGTATTTCCGCCGGCTGATCCACCAGGGCCGTGGGTTTCAGGGCCTGCAGTTCCCCCCGGTCCCGAAATCCCCAGGTCACCAGGAAGCAGTCCATACCCACGTTGTCCGCCGTGGCCTTGTCCACTTCCGAATCCCCCACGTATACAGCCTGTCTCCTGTCCACACCCAGTTCCCGCAGGGCCTGCAGCACCGTATCCGGAGCCGGTTTCCGCCGTACCCTGGCACTTTCACCGATGGCCACCTTCATGGTTTCGGGAAAATACCGGTCCCGCAGTTCCTGTACCGCCGGATGGGCCTTGTTGGAAACAATGGCCGTCTTGATACCCGCCGCCTTGAGCTGCGCCAGCAGTTCCGGGATCCCCCCATAGGGATGGGTGGCCTCGTTGCAATGGGTCAGATAATACTGGCGGAAAGCCTGGAACAGGCTCCTGAACTGGTTTTCCTCCACATCTTTGGGCAGGGACAGCTTCAGCAGCCGCTGCAGCCCGTTCCCCAGATCCCGCCGCACCTGCAGCCGGGTCCGGGTGGGATAGCCCCCGCTCCTGCACGCCACGTTCACCGCATTCCACAGATCTGTCAGGGTATCCAGCAACGTCCCATCCAGATCGAATACAACTGCCTGATATTTTGTCATTGGTTTCCCCTCATTTCTGATTCTCTCTTTACCTATAAGATGATACCACAACCTGTCAAACTATGGTACAATAAGAAGAATCAAACAAAAGGAGAGTGCGTCCATGAAACTCGTACGTTCGTTATTACTGACCGGCCTCATGGTGCTGACTGCTGCCCTGACCGCCTTTGCTTCCCCGGAAGCCCCCACGGACCAGGAAGTGATCCAGGCCTTCCAGCAGGCCAACACCGTTTATGAATGGTTCGAACATCACCCTCTGCGCACCGACGGCAAGGGGGAACGGGACACCGGTTATATGATTTACTACACGGTGGCTGATAAGGCCTACCCCAATATGATGGCGTTGAAGGCAAAAGTGAACGAACATTTCACCGAAGCCCTGGCCAGCTTCATCATCAGCGACAGCCGCATGTACCGTGAGTTCGACGGCAAG
This region of Acidaminococcus timonensis genomic DNA includes:
- a CDS encoding HAD family hydrolase gives rise to the protein MTKYQAVVFDLDGTLLDTLTDLWNAVNVACRSGGYPTRTRLQVRRDLGNGLQRLLKLSLPKDVEENQFRSLFQAFRQYYLTHCNEATHPYGGIPELLAQLKAAGIKTAIVSNKAHPAVQELRDRYFPETMKVAIGESARVRRKPAPDTVLQALRELGVDRRQAVYVGDSEVDKATADNVGMDCFLVTWGFRDRGELQALKPTALVDQPAEIQKLVLG
- the speD gene encoding S-adenosylmethionine decarboxylase, which encodes MIGKGTQAALDMYRCAEEVVFDKDKIHEILETAADRFAMKELSLYATENEEGDDFCFVMLCTNGHIFLHVFPTYGYVEADIFTLESAANPEQVAVFLRQEFAPDQAKITTLKRGDYGSIKDMKPRRQKLVKPMRRAKNAGAKLKKFMQWKQNV
- a CDS encoding pentapeptide repeat-containing protein — translated: MKIKKLLAGLLLSFCCMSPALAYQQADVDRLLATRSCPGGNLRGAFLQNADLTGADLQGADLSYANLTNAILENADLQKVDFQKANLRNAYMANANLEGANLSNANFSHTVLNHASMVGLTAYRTNFSHALLTFANLYTADLRESNFDFANGAMANFFSANLARSWFFSTQLRGANFTSANLYNARLRKAGLTEANFRNANLMSATLRGSNLSKAVLTNTNLDDADLSNANMEGTVFTSSDLALAYRK
- a CDS encoding ComF family protein, coding for MLSTLFSLLSDLFYPHNCPGCGEPVPGPLALCDRCREGVYHPRPFHPDSLGCPHLDGLFFLFDYAGAIQEALHKTKFEKREDLLPRLAREWQAGVAQEGRFAWQLPAEVDLGVTAIPTDPARRKQRSYDVPEEIFRPWALKNGYRWAPLLQRVRPTRPQFSLTPAERKENIRGCFALAPEALMPDIVLLCDDICTTGATLEEAARVLKQGGVQKVYGLALASSN
- a CDS encoding HAD family hydrolase, producing MYYICWDIDGTLLLTNYAGVAAMKETIQDLYGLDHFEFTYGMAGRTDTYIARKAIEGIQGHCTPDEVTAMLSAYGKKLPASLVEKHGHLLPHVKETLAYFDQAPDCTSVLLTGNCEPAAHAKLAYFGIDQYFDYDLSAFGEISELRDDLSRALLQKLQKKDPGVTPDQLLVIGDTPHDITCAQAVGVRSLIVQKGSSYTRDRLEAFHPWKIIPELPARPEALRAIVEEV
- a CDS encoding ECF transporter S component is translated as MVEQRQSFLPRAGLLVALGILIPFVTGHGFGMAGNILLPMHFTVLLSGFLLGPQGGLLVGVMTPILSSLLTGMPPAFPMLPAMVGELGTYGLATGALWQRGKGLYISLLGAMVLGRVVHALLMACFIAWQGKAIGLSLLFFLVQGIPGTVLQLVLLPVILRRLGLERPAATETDLCRPTPAVLQKGNDSMETLIQEQMEQILHHGQSIALIKNHNVIFTDRSRGVMPLLKLLDKQPELLRDALVVDKIIGKAAAMLLTLGGVKEIHTYMLSRNGRAFLERHHIPVTAQCHIDMIQNRQKDGICPFEKSVLDTEDLEEAYARLKATARRLMAGHTPREGRKEA
- the recD2 gene encoding SF1B family DNA helicase RecD2, with translation MTEAVSIEITVKNIVFQASSGTFCVFRGENPETGAFSVVYKGQAPFAGEQVRLVGQWGEHPRFGRQFQAGSWEAIQPKGEEGLVRMLGSGVLKGVGPAMAQRIVDRFGDRTLEVLERTPERLQEVHGIGKKKAEAIVASYGELRDTRELVFFLETHGISGNYAPRIQALYGNTAVTRISNNPYCLAEDVEGIGFRTADSLARSLGFDELSEDRIRAGIHFTLLQGASQGHTCVPDQWLVTMAARVLQVDPLEVGQVFRQLLKDNLLRTEDVGDHLCVYPEFLYRAEKGVAHRLLALRDNVNQLWKVDYQKIIREWEQDENIQLAPEQAEAVKASVDHGVFVLTGGPGTGKTTVVKGILSVMEQAGCKILLAAPTGRAAKRLAESAGKPAQTVHRLLEYTPSGDEGDAIWGRNEDNPLEADAVIVDEASMLDIVLMYNLLKALPLGCRLILVGDVDQLPSVGPGSVLQDIIRSDTMPVVRLENVFRQAEQSPIVRNAHRINQGLMPQWEGEKDFTFKECSSEEETMHYVVDLYQQLSARAPLESVQVLTPMHRNLCGVENLNTLLQARMNPPAEDKAEFRNSFLTLREGDKVMQIRNNYEKNVFNGDIGKVIHIQGAFVTVDFPDRPEGESVTYEGAEVADLRLAYAMSVHKSQGSEYATVIMPLVPSQYIMLQRNLFYTAITRAKKQVHLAGSKRAMRTAVENDKTRKRYSLLAERLKRG